One part of the Calidithermus timidus DSM 17022 genome encodes these proteins:
- the tkt gene encoding transketolase: MKAILSAIETQAISAIRMLAADAVEQAKSGHPGMPLGMAPAAYVLWNDFLRHNPTNPHWPDRDRFVLSAGHGSMLLYALLHLTGYDLSLDELKRFRQWGSKTPGHPEYGHTPGVEVTTGPLGQGISTAVGLALAERKLAAEFNRQGHTVVDHYTYVLASDGDLMEGVSGEASSLAGHWGLSKLIVLWDDNHISIDGKTDLSFSEDVLARYAAYGWHTQRVDGEDLAAVCSAIRAAQVDARPSLIAVRTVIGAGSPKAGSHKVHGEPLGAEALEATRKNLNWPHPPFEIPPEVYEHFRAAIAKGQRLEADWRARLERYAEAYPEEAQELQRRLKGELPPLEWEQLIPSFSGKIATRAASGKVLDALASALPELLGGSADLTPSNNTQAQGMESFSRENPTGRYLHYGVREYAMGAILNGLNLHGGYRAYGGTFFVFSDYMRPAIRLAALMGTPTIFVLTHDSVAIGEDGPTHQPIEHLASLRAMPGLLVVRPADALETAYAWRMALERKEGPTALVLTRQAVPVLERSNLAGAEGVLKGGYVLSERPGARAAIVATGSEVALALEAQKLLDEEGIPVRVVSLPCWEAFEAQPREYREAVLPRGLPTLAVEAGSSLGWERYADAVMGLDHFGASAPYPAVYENLGFRPGSVVRAVLELLNR; the protein is encoded by the coding sequence ATGAAGGCCATCCTCAGTGCGATCGAAACCCAGGCCATCTCCGCTATCCGGATGCTGGCCGCGGACGCGGTGGAGCAGGCCAAAAGCGGCCACCCGGGCATGCCCCTCGGTATGGCCCCGGCGGCTTATGTGCTCTGGAACGACTTCCTCAGGCACAACCCCACCAACCCCCACTGGCCCGACCGCGACCGCTTTGTGCTCTCGGCGGGGCACGGCTCCATGCTCCTGTACGCTCTTCTGCACCTCACCGGCTACGACCTGTCCCTCGACGAGCTCAAGCGCTTCCGCCAGTGGGGCTCCAAGACCCCCGGCCACCCCGAGTACGGCCACACCCCCGGGGTGGAGGTGACCACCGGGCCTTTGGGCCAGGGCATCAGCACCGCAGTGGGGCTGGCCCTGGCCGAGCGCAAACTGGCCGCCGAGTTCAACCGCCAAGGCCACACCGTGGTGGATCACTACACCTATGTGCTGGCCTCGGACGGCGACCTGATGGAAGGGGTCTCAGGGGAAGCCTCCAGCCTGGCCGGGCACTGGGGCCTCTCCAAGCTCATCGTGCTGTGGGACGACAACCACATCTCCATTGACGGGAAAACCGACCTCTCCTTCAGCGAGGATGTGCTGGCCCGTTACGCCGCCTACGGCTGGCACACCCAGCGGGTGGACGGGGAGGACCTGGCCGCGGTGTGCTCGGCCATCCGGGCGGCCCAGGTAGACGCTCGCCCCTCCCTGATTGCGGTGCGCACGGTGATCGGAGCGGGCTCGCCCAAAGCTGGGAGCCACAAGGTGCACGGCGAGCCGCTGGGTGCAGAGGCCCTCGAGGCCACCCGTAAGAACCTGAACTGGCCCCATCCCCCTTTCGAGATTCCCCCTGAGGTCTACGAGCACTTCCGGGCAGCCATCGCCAAAGGGCAGCGCCTCGAGGCTGACTGGCGGGCCCGCCTAGAGCGCTACGCCGAAGCCTACCCAGAAGAAGCGCAGGAACTCCAGCGCCGGCTGAAGGGCGAGCTGCCCCCGCTCGAGTGGGAACAGCTCATCCCTAGCTTCAGCGGAAAAATCGCCACCCGCGCCGCCTCGGGCAAGGTGCTCGACGCCCTGGCCTCAGCCCTCCCGGAGCTCTTGGGCGGCAGCGCCGACCTCACCCCCTCCAACAACACTCAGGCCCAAGGGATGGAGTCCTTCTCGCGCGAGAACCCCACCGGCCGCTACCTGCACTACGGGGTGCGGGAGTACGCCATGGGGGCCATCCTGAACGGGCTCAACCTGCACGGGGGTTACCGGGCGTATGGGGGCACCTTCTTCGTTTTCTCCGACTACATGCGCCCGGCCATCCGCCTAGCGGCCCTGATGGGCACCCCCACCATCTTCGTGCTCACCCACGACTCGGTGGCCATCGGCGAGGACGGCCCCACCCACCAGCCCATCGAGCACCTAGCCAGCCTGCGGGCTATGCCGGGCCTCTTGGTGGTGCGTCCGGCGGACGCCCTCGAGACCGCCTACGCCTGGCGCATGGCCCTGGAGCGCAAGGAGGGCCCCACCGCGCTGGTGCTCACCCGCCAGGCCGTACCGGTGCTGGAGCGGTCCAACCTGGCCGGCGCGGAGGGTGTCCTGAAGGGCGGATACGTCCTCTCCGAGCGGCCTGGGGCTAGGGCAGCCATCGTGGCCACCGGCAGCGAGGTGGCCCTGGCCCTGGAGGCGCAAAAGCTCCTGGACGAGGAGGGCATCCCGGTGCGGGTGGTGAGCCTGCCCTGCTGGGAGGCCTTCGAGGCCCAGCCGCGCGAGTACCGCGAGGCCGTGCTGCCCAGGGGCCTGCCCACGCTGGCGGTGGAGGCGGGTAGTAGCCTTGGCTGGGAGCGCTACGCCGATGCGGTAATGGGCCTGGATCACTTCGGGGCGAGCGCACCCTATCCCGCAGTCTACGAGAACCTGGGCTTCCGCCCTGGGTCGGTGGTGCGGGCAGTGCTGGAGCTTTTGAACCGATGA